The proteins below come from a single Cylindrospermopsis raciborskii Cr2010 genomic window:
- the rnc gene encoding ribonuclease III has protein sequence MHKLLIFKNEKLVRQALTHRSYANENPTEGDHNERLEFLGDAILNFISGEYLYSRYPQKGEDELTRRRSALVEEKQLAKFALEVGLNLKMRLGKGTIQDGGYQNPNLLSSTFEAVIGAYYLDNNCNIEAVKVAVEPLFDFVSQHTIESRYNVDSKNRFQEWVQKKLCANPPKYKTQQIGGSPHLPEFASRVLVDGKEFGQGKGKNKKDAEKAAAEDAIARLQREGLFS, from the coding sequence TTCCTATGCTAACGAAAATCCAACTGAGGGAGACCATAACGAGAGATTGGAATTCTTGGGGGATGCCATTCTTAATTTTATTAGTGGAGAGTATCTCTATTCTCGTTATCCACAAAAAGGTGAAGATGAACTGACTCGTCGACGCTCTGCATTGGTGGAAGAAAAACAGCTGGCTAAGTTTGCCCTGGAAGTTGGTTTAAATCTGAAAATGCGCCTGGGCAAAGGTACTATTCAAGATGGCGGTTACCAAAATCCTAATCTTCTTAGTAGTACATTTGAAGCTGTCATTGGAGCTTACTATTTAGACAATAACTGTAATATAGAAGCAGTTAAAGTTGCAGTTGAACCTCTGTTTGATTTTGTGTCACAACATACTATTGAATCCCGTTATAATGTAGATTCTAAAAATCGCTTTCAAGAATGGGTACAAAAAAAATTATGTGCAAATCCACCTAAATATAAAACTCAACAAATAGGCGGATCCCCCCATCTACCAGAATTTGCTTCTAGAGTTTTAGTAGATGGTAAAGAGTTTGGTCAAGGTAAGGGTAAAAATAAAAAAGACGCAGAAAAAGCTGCAGCAGAAGATGCGATCGCTCGTTTACAAAGAGAGGGTTTATTTTCATAG
- a CDS encoding universal stress protein: MKIKPLLARLESAIGRPDLIDQMLLIPSGKECDNDKYSAIRPIRLMVGYDGSPNSHTALDIAFCIAHQTHLASKIEVKVEAVYVSEEQIINNLGNNPDDIYFHHRLESPKKSVEVESTGSKLSVLETMLKTIVLTQSKTEEADKILWQARNLAREWQSYFKSHLRFGNLCTELRKVVELESADALFLGCQSINHPLIERLDNNFPCPVLGIPKCLD; the protein is encoded by the coding sequence GTGAAAATTAAGCCGTTATTAGCACGACTAGAGAGTGCTATTGGTCGACCTGACCTAATTGACCAGATGTTACTGATACCAAGTGGCAAGGAGTGCGATAATGATAAGTATTCAGCCATTAGGCCCATCAGGTTAATGGTAGGTTATGATGGATCTCCTAATAGTCATACAGCATTAGATATAGCCTTTTGCATAGCCCATCAAACTCATCTAGCATCAAAAATAGAAGTTAAAGTTGAAGCTGTTTACGTATCAGAGGAGCAGATAATTAATAACTTGGGTAATAATCCCGATGATATTTATTTTCATCATCGATTAGAATCACCCAAAAAGTCGGTGGAAGTAGAGAGTACGGGCTCAAAATTGTCCGTATTGGAAACCATGTTAAAAACCATAGTATTGACACAATCAAAGACAGAAGAAGCAGATAAAATTTTGTGGCAAGCCAGAAATTTAGCTCGGGAATGGCAAAGTTATTTCAAATCCCATTTACGATTTGGCAATCTGTGTACAGAACTGCGAAAAGTTGTAGAATTAGAAAGTGCTGATGCCCTATTTTTAGGTTGTCAATCCATTAATCATCCCTTAATTGAGAGATTAGACAATAATTTTCCTTGTCCTGTATTGGGCATTCCCAAATGTCTTGATTAG
- a CDS encoding SLC13 family permease — MENWQAVVSVITFVAVILAITVELLDLTVAALLGALVLVFTNIMSLGEAVGYIGKSHSTLGLFFGVMVLVRSFEPTNIFSYIATQIVILAQGSGRKLLLGIVLLVTPICAFLPNATTVMLLAPLIPPMAEEIGVNFVPLLILMVFVANSSGLLTLVGDPATFIVGDAVNISFIDYLTQLSLGGAIAVITVVVTLPILFRKIWRTNLENLAELPHPQINHPRVLMLGAVIVAFVLIFFIIGDYLPIPISPAAVALLGATLALLLAHKTRIDSVHNILRDVDWGTLIFFMSIFVLIGGLDKTGVINSLSGILSIILGKNILFASLLVLFVVGALSSVIPNIPLVVAMVPMIKQYIVNVGLAPAAVLATDFQGKFPPEVLPLFYAMMFGATLGGNGTLVGASSNIVAAGIAEQHGKRISFKTFLHYGIPITILQLITAALYVLVRFLL; from the coding sequence ATGGAAAATTGGCAAGCTGTTGTAAGTGTTATCACTTTTGTTGCGGTCATTTTGGCCATCACGGTTGAATTGCTCGATCTAACCGTAGCAGCTCTATTAGGGGCATTGGTTCTAGTATTTACCAACATCATGAGCTTGGGGGAAGCAGTTGGTTATATTGGCAAAAGCCATAGCACATTGGGGTTATTCTTTGGTGTAATGGTGTTAGTCCGATCCTTTGAACCGACTAATATCTTCAGCTATATAGCTACACAAATTGTCATTCTTGCTCAAGGTAGTGGTAGAAAATTATTATTAGGTATAGTATTACTAGTTACACCTATCTGTGCGTTTTTGCCTAACGCTACAACGGTAATGTTATTAGCTCCATTAATCCCACCCATGGCGGAGGAAATAGGTGTAAATTTCGTACCTCTGTTAATTTTAATGGTTTTTGTGGCTAATAGTTCTGGATTGTTAACTTTAGTGGGAGATCCAGCCACCTTTATTGTTGGTGATGCTGTCAATATCAGCTTTATAGATTATTTGACCCAGTTAAGTTTAGGTGGGGCCATTGCGGTGATTACTGTAGTAGTAACTTTACCTATTCTATTTAGAAAAATTTGGCGAACCAATCTAGAGAATCTAGCTGAATTACCCCATCCTCAGATCAATCACCCACGGGTTCTAATGTTAGGTGCTGTTATTGTCGCTTTTGTATTGATATTCTTTATCATTGGCGACTATTTACCAATACCTATTTCCCCTGCTGCAGTAGCTTTATTAGGAGCCACCCTAGCTTTGCTACTGGCCCATAAAACTCGCATTGACTCGGTTCATAACATCCTGCGAGATGTAGACTGGGGTACTTTAATCTTTTTCATGAGCATTTTCGTTTTGATTGGGGGACTAGATAAAACCGGTGTAATTAACAGCTTATCAGGGATTTTAAGTATTATTCTAGGCAAAAATATTTTATTTGCTTCCCTACTTGTATTATTCGTTGTTGGTGCATTGTCAAGCGTTATTCCCAATATTCCTCTAGTGGTAGCAATGGTCCCCATGATAAAACAATATATTGTCAATGTAGGGTTAGCACCAGCAGCTGTTTTAGCTACCGACTTTCAAGGAAAATTTCCCCCAGAGGTCTTACCTTTATTTTATGCTATGATGTTTGGTGCAACTTTAGGTGGTAATGGCACTTTAGTGGGAGCATCATCTAATATTGTTGCTGCTGGTATTGCAGAACAGCATGGCAAAAGAATCTCTTTCAAGACCTTTTTGCACTATGGAATTCCCATCACTATATTACAACTTATTACTGCTGCTTTATACGTTTTAGTGAGATTTTTATTGTAG
- a CDS encoding HhoA/HhoB/HtrA family serine endopeptidase: MVNDRQRTESADVSMEEFGHLLKRSILMTGLIVLVTGCSNLNSRNLTPQKINPQVESTTKSNTVVVAGGDPNFIVQVVQKVGSAVVRIDSARTVTSQVPGEFSDPFLRRFFGDALPRPEQRVERGSGSGFIINASGQILTNSHVVDGADQVTVTLKDGRSFDGKVLGEDAVTDVAVIQINAQNLPTLTLGNSSDLQPGEAVIAIGNPLGLNNTVTSGIISATDRSSTDIGASDKRVDYLQTDAAINPGNSGGPLLNARGEAIGMNTAIIQGAQGLGFAIPINTVKKIAQELIANGRVDHPYLGVEMITLTPEIKDRIVSRFGDRVNIITDKGVFLVRIVPQSPAARGGLRAGDIIKSINKQLITKVEEVQKIVENSQIGTPLTIEVERNGTTVNLAVEPGSLPIRSRR, from the coding sequence ATGGTAAATGACAGACAAAGGACAGAATCTGCAGATGTAAGTATGGAGGAATTTGGGCATTTATTGAAACGCTCAATATTGATGACTGGACTAATCGTACTTGTGACAGGCTGCTCCAATTTAAACAGCAGAAATCTCACACCACAAAAAATCAACCCTCAAGTTGAATCAACCACCAAGTCCAACACTGTGGTAGTAGCTGGTGGTGATCCTAATTTTATTGTTCAAGTAGTGCAAAAAGTGGGTAGTGCGGTTGTCCGTATTGACTCTGCCAGAACTGTTACCTCCCAAGTACCAGGAGAGTTTTCCGACCCATTCTTACGTAGATTTTTTGGTGATGCTCTTCCCCGACCAGAACAGAGGGTAGAAAGAGGTAGTGGTTCAGGATTTATCATTAATGCCTCCGGTCAAATTTTAACTAATTCCCACGTGGTAGACGGTGCGGATCAGGTAACAGTAACCCTGAAAGATGGGCGTAGTTTTGATGGTAAGGTGTTGGGGGAAGATGCAGTTACGGACGTGGCAGTTATACAAATTAATGCTCAAAATCTACCCACTTTAACTTTAGGTAATTCCAGTGACTTACAACCTGGAGAAGCAGTAATTGCTATTGGTAATCCCCTGGGTTTAAATAATACCGTAACTTCGGGCATCATCAGCGCCACAGATCGGTCTAGTACTGACATTGGTGCTAGCGATAAACGGGTAGATTACTTACAAACTGATGCAGCGATTAATCCAGGTAATTCCGGTGGTCCGCTTTTAAATGCTCGCGGAGAAGCTATAGGCATGAACACTGCGATTATTCAAGGTGCTCAAGGTTTAGGTTTTGCTATTCCCATTAACACGGTCAAAAAAATTGCCCAAGAATTAATTGCCAATGGTCGCGTTGATCATCCTTATTTGGGAGTAGAAATGATCACCCTCACTCCTGAGATTAAAGATAGAATAGTTAGTAGATTTGGTGATAGAGTCAATATTATTACTGATAAAGGAGTATTCTTAGTTAGAATTGTTCCTCAATCACCAGCAGCGCGGGGAGGATTGAGAGCAGGGGATATAATTAAGAGTATTAACAAACAATTAATTACTAAAGTTGAAGAAGTGCAAAAAATAGTAGAAAATAGTCAAATTGGAACTCCTCTGACAATAGAAGTGGAGCGTAATGGTACAACTGTAAATTTAGCTGTTGAGCCAGGATCTTTACCGATAAGATCCCGAAGATAG
- the def gene encoding peptide deformylase, producing MTDKSSIIQLGNPLLRQKAAEIEGINDREIQQLIDHLITTVAQANGVGIAAPQVAQSLRLFIVASRPNPRYPHAPEMEPTAMINPKIVSYGTEITKGWEGCLSVPGIRGLVPRYERIQVEYTDRNGNFQKQELVNFVARIFQHEYDHLEGLVFLERVESPQDLISEAEYQYRIAR from the coding sequence ATGACTGATAAATCATCAATTATTCAATTGGGCAATCCCCTATTGCGGCAAAAAGCTGCAGAAATTGAAGGGATTAATGATCGGGAAATACAACAACTAATTGATCATTTAATAACCACAGTTGCCCAGGCCAATGGTGTGGGCATTGCTGCACCCCAAGTAGCCCAGTCATTGCGCCTATTTATTGTAGCTTCCCGTCCCAATCCTAGATATCCCCATGCACCAGAAATGGAGCCAACGGCAATGATTAATCCTAAAATAGTTAGTTATGGGACGGAAATTACCAAAGGATGGGAAGGTTGTTTAAGTGTTCCAGGAATCAGAGGTTTAGTCCCCAGGTATGAAAGAATTCAAGTAGAATATACTGATAGAAATGGTAATTTTCAAAAACAGGAGTTAGTCAACTTCGTGGCAAGAATTTTTCAACATGAGTATGATCATTTAGAAGGTTTAGTATTTTTAGAGCGTGTGGAATCTCCCCAAGACCTCATTAGCGAAGCAGAATATCAATACAGAATAGCTAGGTAA